From Varibaculum massiliense, a single genomic window includes:
- a CDS encoding ATP-binding cassette domain-containing protein: MVNPADARLNTGLKLPSSVSDPVISVNNLTKDYVSGAGKVRALDHISIGIARRRFTAIMGPSGSGKSTFMHCLAGFESATSGSIKIDGTEIVGMNQRRLTRLRRDHIGFIFQAFNLIPTLSAKENILLPFQIARRKVPRERFDRVVAALGLEDRLTHRPSELSGGQQQRVACARALMQDAVVLFADEPTGNLDSESSQQVLRYLREAVNDFGQSVVMVTHEASAAAYADRVLFLLDGKIVAELDHPERERVLAAQTELPQFVQKHPLEESRGRLNRLETTTQTDKGFLPAGSKPGAWPDREKMQEKLANLQVARGAKIEVQTIPATGSPVPPSAVNPVAGLDTGTLNALMGPAKPVVPAELRTKEGARRALAGEKLTPKAAKKTTAAKSTPSTSKLTSSATSKTAPKKGTAQLSGSVWETHDERGTTWAGWTPKPGQEPVKTSKDKGAAAKPAASALPQRQQKLNPKASYSKVRGSGDVKDLPAKKQVAPAPVAEGGVKPLPKKPASSPVAPTRPQEAPKSPSEKDSRKSDESKRWSELYSVFSNPVSETSGFWEDAPAGKSAVAPAGEQVTTAAKSPVSSRETSKISLRNRGVKAKSELANSPAYPQETPLRRTANAADSAAENANKDKESGKSSPIPRTPEETLSQEKQRLLAMIKKAEALLDSSQDAIASFQEPQDKA; the protein is encoded by the coding sequence ATGGTGAACCCCGCAGACGCCCGCCTTAATACTGGACTCAAATTGCCTTCCAGCGTTTCTGATCCCGTAATTTCGGTCAATAACTTGACCAAAGATTATGTCTCGGGCGCGGGCAAGGTGCGTGCCCTCGATCATATTTCCATCGGGATTGCCCGCAGGCGCTTCACCGCGATTATGGGACCGTCTGGTTCTGGCAAATCTACGTTTATGCACTGTTTAGCGGGTTTTGAATCTGCTACTTCCGGCTCTATTAAGATCGATGGCACCGAAATCGTAGGGATGAATCAACGCCGCCTCACCCGGCTACGCCGCGACCATATCGGTTTTATTTTCCAAGCATTTAACCTAATCCCCACGCTGAGCGCGAAAGAGAACATCCTGTTACCTTTCCAGATTGCCCGCCGCAAAGTCCCGCGAGAACGTTTTGACCGGGTAGTGGCAGCTTTAGGTCTGGAAGATCGTTTAACTCATCGCCCTTCGGAACTTTCTGGGGGACAGCAGCAACGAGTAGCTTGCGCCCGTGCCTTAATGCAAGATGCGGTAGTACTATTTGCAGATGAACCCACCGGGAACCTAGATTCTGAATCCTCGCAGCAAGTGCTACGTTATCTGCGGGAAGCGGTCAATGACTTTGGACAATCAGTAGTGATGGTTACGCACGAGGCCTCGGCTGCCGCCTATGCTGACCGGGTACTTTTCCTTTTAGACGGCAAAATCGTTGCCGAACTAGATCATCCCGAGCGTGAACGGGTCTTGGCAGCGCAAACCGAGTTGCCACAGTTCGTACAAAAACATCCTTTGGAAGAGTCGCGGGGACGTCTTAACCGTCTAGAAACCACTACGCAAACCGATAAAGGCTTCTTGCCGGCGGGCAGTAAGCCGGGGGCTTGGCCTGACCGGGAAAAGATGCAGGAAAAACTAGCGAACTTACAGGTGGCACGGGGCGCCAAAATCGAAGTGCAAACCATTCCGGCTACCGGCTCACCGGTTCCTCCCTCGGCAGTTAACCCGGTAGCGGGTCTAGATACCGGGACACTCAACGCCCTCATGGGACCGGCTAAACCGGTGGTACCTGCGGAACTGCGCACTAAGGAAGGAGCGCGGCGCGCCCTCGCCGGAGAGAAACTTACCCCGAAGGCAGCGAAGAAAACCACTGCAGCAAAGAGCACCCCCTCCACCAGTAAACTTACTTCTTCAGCTACATCAAAAACCGCTCCTAAGAAGGGAACTGCGCAGCTGAGCGGCAGCGTGTGGGAAACCCACGATGAACGGGGTACCACTTGGGCGGGATGGACCCCTAAACCAGGGCAAGAACCCGTTAAGACCAGCAAGGACAAAGGCGCTGCCGCCAAGCCGGCAGCTTCTGCACTTCCTCAACGCCAGCAAAAACTTAACCCTAAAGCCTCATACAGTAAAGTTAGAGGTAGTGGCGATGTTAAGGACTTACCGGCAAAGAAACAGGTGGCACCGGCACCAGTGGCAGAGGGGGGAGTGAAACCGCTACCCAAAAAGCCCGCCAGCTCCCCGGTAGCGCCTACCCGCCCCCAAGAAGCACCAAAGTCCCCCTCCGAAAAAGATTCCCGAAAATCGGATGAAAGTAAGCGCTGGTCAGAACTTTATTCAGTGTTTTCTAATCCCGTAAGCGAAACCTCCGGTTTTTGGGAGGACGCGCCCGCGGGTAAAAGCGCGGTAGCACCCGCTGGAGAACAGGTAACCACGGCAGCTAAAAGCCCAGTAAGTTCGAGAGAAACTTCCAAGATTTCCCTCCGAAATCGCGGGGTAAAAGCAAAGAGCGAACTGGCAAATTCGCCGGCATACCCCCAGGAAACCCCACTGAGAAGAACTGCTAACGCCGCTGATTCAGCTGCCGAAAACGCCAATAAAGACAAGGAAAGTGGCAAGAGCAGTCCGATACCGCGGACTCCGGAAGAAACCTTGAGCCAGGAAAAACAGCGCCTGCTGGCCATGATTAAGAAGGCCGAAGCATTGCTGGATTCCTCGCAAGACGCGATTGCATCTTTCCAAGAACCCCAGGATAAAGCATGA
- the porA gene encoding pyruvate ferredoxin oxidoreductase: MLKQIEGSQAIAQSVAACSPEVISAYPISPQTHIVEALSALVKAGKLGSAEYINVESEFAAMSACIGASAVGARTYTATASQGLLYMVEAVYNASGLGLPIVMTVANRAIGGPINIWNDHSDTMSQRESGWLQLFAENNQEASDLHVQAFRIAEELSVPVMVCMDGFILTHAVEQVDVPEKEQVEKFLPPYSPRVVLDPTDPITIGAMVGPEAFTEVKYLQHVKQLQALELIPKVQAEFKEVFGRDSGGLVRPYRIEDAETVIVAMGSVLGTIKDVVDQRRDKGEKLGVLGICSFRPFPFEQVAKYLGGAKRFVCLEKAFSLGIGGIVATHCRSALSRAGKSVRDYEVIAGLGGRNITERSLDQMLDQVAADQLEHLTFLDLDQELVEAELEREKATRRSGPISENIQRHATQRANAARGI, encoded by the coding sequence GTGCTAAAACAAATCGAAGGTTCGCAAGCTATTGCGCAATCAGTTGCTGCCTGCAGTCCCGAAGTTATCAGCGCCTACCCGATTAGCCCCCAAACCCACATCGTAGAGGCACTATCTGCGCTGGTGAAAGCGGGCAAGCTGGGCAGCGCCGAATATATCAATGTCGAATCCGAGTTCGCAGCCATGTCAGCCTGCATCGGAGCTTCGGCAGTGGGGGCGCGCACCTATACCGCCACCGCCTCCCAGGGACTGCTCTACATGGTAGAGGCAGTCTATAATGCTTCTGGCCTGGGATTGCCGATTGTAATGACCGTGGCTAACCGGGCGATCGGCGGGCCCATCAACATTTGGAATGACCACTCCGACACCATGAGCCAACGCGAATCCGGGTGGCTGCAACTGTTCGCCGAGAATAACCAGGAAGCCTCGGATTTGCACGTACAAGCCTTCAGGATTGCCGAAGAACTTTCAGTTCCGGTGATGGTATGTATGGATGGCTTTATTTTGACCCACGCGGTGGAACAGGTAGATGTACCGGAAAAAGAGCAGGTAGAAAAGTTCCTGCCCCCTTATAGTCCCCGCGTCGTCCTCGACCCGACCGATCCCATTACTATTGGGGCGATGGTGGGGCCGGAAGCCTTTACCGAAGTAAAGTACCTTCAGCACGTAAAGCAACTGCAAGCCCTAGAGCTTATCCCCAAGGTTCAGGCAGAGTTTAAGGAAGTTTTCGGACGCGATTCCGGCGGGCTGGTGCGTCCCTACCGGATCGAGGACGCCGAAACCGTAATCGTAGCCATGGGCTCGGTGCTGGGAACCATTAAAGATGTAGTCGACCAGCGCCGGGATAAAGGCGAAAAGCTTGGGGTACTGGGGATTTGTTCCTTCCGTCCCTTCCCCTTCGAGCAGGTAGCCAAGTATTTGGGGGGTGCCAAGCGCTTTGTGTGCCTAGAGAAAGCTTTCTCCTTAGGCATCGGGGGAATCGTGGCCACCCATTGCCGCTCTGCTCTTTCGCGCGCCGGTAAGTCAGTTCGTGACTATGAAGTGATTGCCGGTTTGGGCGGGCGCAACATTACTGAGCGTTCTCTAGACCAGATGCTTGATCAGGTAGCCGCCGATCAGCTAGAACACCTAACCTTCTTGGATTTGGACCAGGAACTGGTCGAGGCAGAGCTGGAACGGGAGAAAGCCACCCGGCGTTCTGGTCCGATCAGTGAAAACATTCAACGTCACGCCACTCAGCGTGCCAATGCGGCGCGCGGAATTTAG
- a CDS encoding thiamine pyrophosphate-dependent enzyme: MSATMSVPLPAPQFRESVETAIPARENVKFYQVGSYAVGNRLAELDYRSLQSDPNRINSLTSGHRACQGCGEALGARYALDTAMEAAGKDLVAVNATGCLEVFSTPYPETAWTIPWVHSLFGNAPAVASGAAAALRAKGKNTRVVAQGGDGGTVDIGMGCLSGMFERNDDVLYICYDNGAYMNTGVQRSGATPPAARTATTQPVGENPGNVFGQGKDVPRIAMAHEVPYVATATVADLRDLEYKVRKAMQFRGSRYIHVLVPCPLGWGSASNLTIRLARLATQCGLFPVYEAENGEITSVTKLRRPVPVTEYMRPQRRFAHVFKKGQEDVLERMQQIADRNIRRYGLIDPEQLDEDVLERILAAGEDPEGRFTKRIIEEASKAKRTQSDAFSVDDHPVSGATSASAMRHIAGNAAPKGEK, from the coding sequence ATGTCAGCAACTATGAGTGTTCCGCTTCCGGCACCGCAGTTTCGTGAAAGCGTTGAAACCGCGATTCCGGCACGCGAAAATGTAAAGTTTTACCAGGTAGGCTCCTATGCGGTCGGTAACCGGCTCGCGGAACTAGATTATCGTTCCCTCCAGTCCGACCCCAACCGGATTAACTCGTTAACCTCCGGACACCGCGCCTGCCAGGGCTGCGGGGAAGCCCTAGGGGCGCGCTACGCCCTCGACACCGCGATGGAGGCGGCGGGAAAGGATTTGGTGGCGGTCAACGCTACCGGCTGCCTAGAGGTATTTTCTACTCCTTATCCTGAAACCGCCTGGACGATCCCCTGGGTACACTCCCTCTTCGGGAATGCTCCCGCAGTCGCCTCCGGGGCGGCAGCGGCGCTTCGCGCCAAGGGCAAGAACACCCGGGTAGTTGCCCAGGGTGGCGATGGCGGCACCGTTGATATCGGCATGGGCTGCCTATCGGGAATGTTCGAACGTAATGATGACGTTCTCTATATTTGCTACGACAATGGCGCTTATATGAATACCGGGGTGCAGCGAAGTGGCGCTACCCCGCCTGCGGCACGTACTGCCACTACCCAACCGGTGGGTGAAAATCCTGGAAACGTGTTTGGCCAGGGTAAAGATGTCCCGCGAATCGCCATGGCGCACGAGGTTCCCTACGTGGCAACTGCCACGGTCGCGGATTTGCGCGATTTGGAATACAAGGTACGCAAAGCCATGCAGTTCCGCGGTTCCCGCTATATTCACGTCCTGGTTCCCTGTCCGTTGGGTTGGGGCTCGGCCTCTAATCTGACTATTCGCCTGGCGCGTCTAGCTACTCAATGCGGGTTGTTCCCGGTGTACGAGGCTGAGAACGGGGAAATCACTTCGGTTACCAAGTTGCGTCGCCCGGTGCCGGTCACCGAGTATATGCGTCCGCAGCGGCGCTTCGCCCACGTATTTAAGAAAGGGCAAGAGGACGTCCTAGAGCGGATGCAGCAAATCGCGGATCGTAATATTCGTCGCTACGGCCTCATCGACCCGGAACAACTGGACGAGGACGTACTAGAGCGCATCCTGGCGGCGGGCGAAGACCCCGAGGGGCGCTTTACTAAACGCATTATCGAAGAGGCCTCGAAAGCCAAACGCACCCAAAGCGACGCATTTTCCGTTGATGACCACCCGGTTTCCGGGGCAACCTCTGCTTCAGCGATGCGCCATATTGCCGGAAACGCGGCTCCTAAGGGGGAAAAATAA
- a CDS encoding 2-oxoacid:acceptor oxidoreductase family protein, with the protein MTEVRIHGRGGQGVVTAADLIAYAAFTDGHHAQAFPSFGSERTGAPVVSYCRIEDKEIRTREPVQEPDLVVVQDATLLAIMDVFSGLKPDGFALVNSAKSAAELGIEEVVAAHPQGHVVMIPATEIAKKHLGRPLPNAVMLGGAAALTGLVRLSSVTQAIQNRFHGKVGEGNVAAAVAAYEMVSSMKEEAK; encoded by the coding sequence ATGACTGAAGTTCGTATTCATGGCAGAGGCGGACAAGGGGTCGTAACTGCAGCTGATTTGATTGCCTATGCGGCGTTCACCGATGGGCATCATGCGCAGGCGTTCCCTTCCTTTGGCTCTGAGCGCACCGGCGCTCCGGTGGTTTCCTATTGCCGTATTGAAGATAAAGAAATCCGTACCCGCGAACCCGTACAGGAACCCGACCTGGTGGTGGTGCAAGATGCCACCCTACTGGCGATTATGGACGTGTTTTCGGGTCTGAAGCCGGACGGTTTCGCCCTGGTGAACTCGGCCAAGTCAGCCGCTGAATTGGGGATTGAGGAGGTAGTCGCTGCCCACCCGCAAGGGCACGTGGTGATGATTCCGGCTACCGAAATCGCCAAGAAACACCTGGGACGTCCCCTACCGAACGCAGTGATGCTGGGGGGAGCGGCTGCCCTGACTGGTCTGGTGCGCCTATCCAGCGTTACCCAGGCGATTCAAAACCGCTTCCACGGCAAAGTGGGCGAGGGCAACGTGGCCGCCGCAGTTGCCGCTTACGAAATGGTCAGCTCGATGAAAGAAGAGGCCAAGTAA
- a CDS encoding YwiC-like family protein — MSKAYGAAKSENFSDADKEKRAEMSSQGQPLRSTIPNASLHTRAGKDTFPDSDAAETPQGAGSLPVQESGAEGAARKLDDTHQLATSSGDSPLPGRNNQPQRRSLLARKPQGFSAEDGSTITATGGVTAVPNTGNIQKVHAPLLRDANQTSSANPADNTQESAEAAPAKEKVSPALEKLHLPGVQARTSRFRRVTHTEFSQLAKPSGHEDHSARGKDAGKNAREKTVKQKSKNDFRWGRWARAGWVPAQEGAYAMALLPYWIGVIESSLRWIHWLVFALWICGYFAFNVGGIWLRSHRKDRYFKPLQIYGVITLILGIVCLLLAPPLLEWAIVFFPLIVIAVTESVRHRERSLLARTSTILATGVMTLVAYDIGTQFSRSFAPFSWLEHTATSNIEWVVSPTGNLQGWSWMLVVAWIVTSYYWSTIPYVRSLVRQRGSQVFLAFSVACHAMLTAVVVGFFILGWVTWWHLVVWVLLFVRSLAVPLLQQRYAQLVTVSRVGFIEIAVAMLVLITLLV; from the coding sequence GTGTCAAAAGCGTACGGAGCCGCAAAGTCCGAAAATTTTTCGGATGCGGACAAGGAAAAGCGAGCGGAGATGTCCTCTCAGGGGCAACCGTTGCGCAGCACTATTCCGAACGCTTCTTTACATACCCGCGCTGGTAAAGACACTTTTCCTGACTCGGATGCGGCGGAAACTCCCCAGGGCGCAGGCTCTCTACCTGTACAAGAAAGCGGCGCGGAGGGCGCTGCTCGCAAACTAGATGATACGCATCAACTTGCTACCAGCAGCGGTGATAGCCCCCTTCCAGGACGTAATAATCAGCCGCAACGGCGTTCGTTACTAGCCCGCAAACCTCAGGGGTTTAGCGCCGAGGACGGATCGACGATTACCGCCACCGGAGGGGTAACTGCTGTTCCCAACACCGGCAATATCCAGAAGGTGCATGCTCCTTTGCTAAGGGATGCCAATCAGACTAGCTCCGCGAACCCGGCAGACAACACTCAGGAGTCCGCTGAGGCCGCGCCGGCGAAGGAAAAAGTTTCGCCGGCACTAGAAAAACTGCATCTGCCGGGAGTGCAAGCGCGCACTTCTAGGTTTCGGCGAGTCACTCACACGGAGTTTTCGCAGCTAGCCAAGCCCTCCGGTCACGAAGATCACTCGGCTAGAGGAAAAGATGCGGGTAAAAATGCAAGAGAAAAAACCGTAAAGCAAAAAAGTAAAAACGATTTCCGTTGGGGGCGGTGGGCACGTGCCGGTTGGGTACCTGCACAAGAGGGCGCTTATGCGATGGCGTTGCTCCCCTATTGGATTGGAGTTATCGAATCTTCACTGCGCTGGATTCACTGGTTAGTGTTCGCGTTGTGGATTTGCGGATATTTCGCGTTTAACGTGGGAGGAATTTGGCTACGCTCCCACCGCAAAGACCGCTACTTCAAGCCTTTGCAAATCTATGGGGTGATAACCCTTATTTTAGGAATAGTTTGCCTTTTATTAGCTCCTCCCCTGCTGGAATGGGCAATAGTTTTCTTCCCGCTGATTGTAATCGCAGTTACCGAATCGGTACGCCACCGGGAACGTTCCCTATTGGCGCGCACCTCCACCATATTGGCTACCGGAGTGATGACCCTGGTGGCCTACGATATTGGAACCCAGTTTTCGCGTTCCTTCGCCCCATTTTCCTGGCTAGAACATACCGCCACCAGCAATATTGAATGGGTGGTTTCCCCCACTGGCAACCTGCAAGGATGGAGCTGGATGCTGGTTGTTGCCTGGATAGTTACCTCTTACTATTGGTCAACTATTCCCTACGTGCGTTCCCTGGTGCGCCAACGCGGATCGCAAGTATTTTTAGCATTCTCGGTCGCCTGTCACGCCATGTTGACTGCAGTAGTCGTAGGATTCTTTATTTTAGGTTGGGTAACCTGGTGGCACCTGGTGGTTTGGGTGCTGCTATTCGTACGCTCCCTGGCAGTACCGCTGCTCCAGCAGCGTTATGCGCAGCTAGTCACGGTTTCCCGAGTTGGTTTTATCGAGATAGCGGTAGCCATGCTGGTACTAATCACCCTGCTGGTATAG
- a CDS encoding lipase family protein, giving the protein MSSEIKLPPISVSGGHQMGIDTGTIRASAYALTPPATSALQVQQTANDALSAAASLPRIPIVVALIQSLLTLRQAAADTCTHIVTLKRNLLGAAERYENSEARSRKYVSSLDSLPFFVLGGGALGYSLWKEWDKKLATNPLWIERGAWEDDNPLLAFLGNANEDYRGMFLAIPSAILALEIKLSRGPSSLKVAPKIGAKRSNVPVPLDAYGLVTQFNQAKAYPDHGEIRVVKYRTGKNIAWRVDIRGTQVWSARGPHPQDMRTNLQTNAAGLAGSSDMTKAVTRALDQAGYHRGQPVELIGHSQGGAVAAQIGANPYLAKKYNVKSVVTMGSNIGSFRPARGVHIVALENGADVVPRLDGRTNPNVPNLTTVQTYRDNQGLGANHSKELYAQIAKAWQHSGDGDYYRFIETRNHNLGINKSTTASAQSFVVNREEAPQPESSKAFEKLLQSWGAS; this is encoded by the coding sequence GTGTCTAGCGAGATTAAACTGCCGCCCATCAGTGTAAGCGGCGGTCATCAAATGGGTATCGATACCGGCACTATCCGTGCCAGTGCGTATGCATTAACCCCTCCGGCAACCAGTGCCTTGCAGGTGCAGCAGACCGCCAACGATGCTCTCTCCGCTGCCGCCAGCCTTCCGCGTATCCCTATAGTGGTAGCGCTAATCCAATCCTTATTAACCCTGCGACAGGCAGCTGCAGATACCTGCACTCATATCGTCACTCTGAAACGCAATTTACTGGGGGCAGCTGAGCGCTACGAAAACAGCGAAGCCCGTTCACGCAAATATGTTTCTTCCCTGGACTCGCTGCCATTTTTTGTACTTGGCGGGGGCGCTCTTGGCTATTCACTCTGGAAAGAATGGGATAAGAAACTGGCCACTAATCCGCTGTGGATTGAGCGAGGTGCCTGGGAGGACGACAATCCGTTGCTGGCATTTTTAGGCAACGCGAACGAGGACTACAGAGGAATGTTTCTCGCAATCCCTTCTGCCATATTAGCTCTGGAAATAAAGCTGTCACGTGGACCAAGCAGCCTGAAAGTGGCGCCCAAGATCGGCGCTAAACGCAGCAATGTCCCAGTTCCTTTAGACGCCTACGGATTGGTTACCCAATTCAACCAGGCAAAAGCCTATCCCGATCACGGGGAGATTCGGGTAGTTAAATACCGTACGGGAAAAAATATTGCCTGGCGGGTAGATATTCGCGGTACCCAAGTCTGGAGCGCTCGTGGGCCGCATCCACAAGATATGCGCACTAATCTGCAAACTAATGCGGCCGGTTTGGCAGGAAGTTCTGATATGACCAAAGCGGTTACCCGCGCTCTCGATCAGGCTGGATATCACCGCGGTCAGCCGGTAGAACTGATTGGACATTCCCAAGGGGGAGCCGTGGCGGCGCAGATAGGCGCGAATCCCTATTTAGCGAAAAAATATAACGTCAAAAGTGTGGTGACTATGGGATCTAATATCGGAAGTTTCCGCCCGGCACGGGGGGTACATATAGTGGCGTTAGAAAATGGTGCCGATGTGGTACCGCGTCTGGATGGGCGGACAAATCCCAATGTACCTAATCTGACTACGGTGCAAACCTACCGGGACAATCAGGGATTGGGCGCCAATCATTCTAAAGAGCTATATGCGCAGATAGCAAAGGCTTGGCAACACTCGGGTGACGGCGACTATTACCGTTTTATTGAGACGCGTAACCATAATTTAGGGATAAATAAAAGCACCACTGCCAGCGCGCAATCCTTTGTGGTAAACCGCGAGGAAGCTCCACAACCGGAAAGTTCCAAAGCTTTTGAAAAGTTACTGCAATCTTGGGGAGCGAGTTAA